The nucleotide window CATTTACCATGGTACACAACTGGGCAGAACAGGTGGATGTGCGTCCCCGAACCGGAGTAATGGTAGGAGATGAATCCACTTATATCAGCAATTACATCCTCACCAGCCCAGTCAGAAGTATACAATCTTATCCAACTGCTTACTGTACCGGTAACAATTCCAAAGTTGTTTTCCAATCTATACTTGGCGGTCAGAAGGAGTCCGTCCTGGATATGGGTTCACGGGTTATCCTAGAAGGTGAAGGTTGCAGTACTGAAATGATCTCCCGATCTGTTTCCAAAGACCAATCCCAGATTTATGCCCGAGGACACCTGGCAGGAAGAGCCAAAAATGTTAAAGGTCACCTCGAATGCCACGGGCTGGTTTTATCAGATGATTCAATGATATACGCTGTACCAGAACTGGAAGGTGCATCCACAGAACTGGAACTATCCCACGAAGCAGCAGTAGGTAAGATTGACGAAGCAGAAGTGCTTTATCTTATGTCCCGCGGTTTAAGTGAGGAAGAAGCAGCATCCATGATTGTCAGGGGATTCCTGAGCATTGATATAGCTGGCCTTCCACCAGAACTGGCTGCTGAAACCAAAAGAATGATGGATCAAAGCTTAAAAGGAATGTAGTAGAATTTTATCCCAATGAAAGGCCTTAACTTAAGAATAAGGCTATTACTTATGGGATTCCCTCTCCTACCTATTTTTCCCTCTACCTATTTTTTTATTTTATGAAGTTATTTTCAACCTGGTACTTTTCATTCTATAATCCATTTTCTGTTTGTAGTTCCAATATTTGAGTTGATAAAACACAAATAAAAAAGTACAGATGAGTTATTCAAAAAACTAAACTATGAAATCGATACAAATAAAGTTATGAAAAATCTGAAATGAAAAAATTACGAATGAACTAATATTTGGCCAAATAGAACTAAATGAGGATGCACTAAAGATTAATTATGGTATTGACTGGAGATTGAAATGAATTTAGTTAAAATGAGTTTAGTATTAAATAAGTTATTATTTAAAAACGAGAATTCAAAATAAGAGGATTGAACACTTAAAATTATAAAATATAAGGATGTAATGGGATTTTATTCAGAGATAATAATGAATTCACCCACTTTTTCCACTTTACCAAATGGCACCAGTAAAGTATCTCCTTTTTGTTTAGAACCTTTAACTGTGACGTTTCTTCCTTTGTCAATCTTAATGACTACATCAGTTATTTTACCGGTTCTGTCATTGATAATAAGTTCTTCGAGCTCTCCCAGGATTCGAGCATTATTAGTAGCCACCTGATAGCCCTTGATTTCACTCCAAACCTTTTCTTCCCCTTTTATGAGTTTCCTTTCTTCTTTCTCAACCATTACCTCACCTTCTGGAGTTTCCCCATAGTTTCTTTAGGCATATTATGTCCTCGGGGCTATTAATATTTAATGCCAGTTCAATTTTATCGAGGACCAGAACTTCTTCATCTTGTTCTGTATCATTCCCCCTTAATATATTTAATCCAGAGGGAACCAGATTTTCCAGCACCAAACTGGGCTTAAGACCATGTTCACGGAATATTTTCACTGGCACCATCACTGACATGGCTGGTTTGGAGGATTTATGATACTCTCCCAGTACCAGGTCAATGATCTTGGCAGTGATTAGAGGTAGATCCGAGGTTATGGTGAGAATTACCTTATCCTTGAAAACATCCTGGGAAAGAACAAATGAAAGATCTTCCACATATCCATTCCCCTGAGTTTTTAAAACTCTAAATCCAAGATTTTCAGCATGTAATGTGGTATTTGGAGTGTGATGGCTGGTGGCTACTATTACTTCATCTACCTCTGATGAATCCTGCAGTGCACTAAGCACATGTTCAATAAGGGGTTTCCCCTCAACAAGCACCATCGGCTTTTCCAGATCCAAATTCATCCTGGTTCCTTTTCCACCTGCCATTAAAAGAGCTGTAACCATACTTGAACCTTCAATTTGGTCTTTTATAATTTCTTTTCCGTGAAGATCTTTGTTTAATCTGTTATTTTATTTTAACAGGATTATTCTATATTATTGCTGTAAATTTAATAGTTTATTGTAAAGGTATTTGTAAAAATTTTCTTTTTAAAAATATGTTATAATTTAAATGATTATAAAAAAATAGAAAAAGAGATAAATAAAGGATTAACGATTATTTACTGGAAACCACAGTCGATTTAACTTTTTTACATCATTTTTCATTGGCATTGTAAAAAGTTGATATAAAATAGGGTATCGGGTGGTAAATTGGAGATTCCATGGATGAAGATCATCCAAATTCACTCCCCTTCACCACTTGATCTTTATACACCTTGAATTATTCTCTGGTTACTCCAATGAGTACAGAAAGGGCAAAAAATTCTATTACGTTTAAGAAGAAAATTGGACTGCCCATTCCTGGACCTTTGAAACCCTCATTTAGTATTAAAAATCCGGTGAATAGTGCATTTTGTAGGAGGAGTAACATGGCAAATGCAACTAGGCCAAAGGTGAATTGAGATTTGAATTTCCGGTAACTGCCTATGTACATGTAAAGTAAAATCAGTAAAAGACATATATTGGCAATTCCCAGCACAACATCGATGGTAATGAGTTGAGAGTTATCAAAGTTTATCGGTCCCATCCCAGTACCATTTCCCCCACCCGTTCCGGTTCCATTTCCTCCATGATATCCAGGCCCTCCGGGCACTTCAGGTCCTCCTACTTGCATCACATCACCTCTATACTGATTTAAAGGATAATAATCCCATTGTTTCCATAATGATTTTAATGTTAGGTATTTAATTTTTTAGGTTTTCATTTTACTCAGAATGTCTAAGAAGGTGGAATAATTTTCTTCCATACGATTTGACAAAAAGTACATTGCCCCATATTTTTTCTCGCCAGTTGAGTTAAAAATAATGTCATGTTCTTCCAAGACTTTCATATGATGTTTAATGGTTTTATAATCAAGATTAAGTTCTTTAGAAAGTTGATTGACATTATATGGCCTATCATGCAGGGTTTTGATTATTCTGGCCCTATTGACCCCCCCTTTACTACCAGCAATCAAATACCATAAAACTCTTTTCATGACAATCACTAATCTAAAAAGATCAAACCTTGAATAAATCAGATATGATCTTAGTTCCTAAAATAGTTTATTTTATTAAAATTGTTTAGTTTATGTAAACAGATTGATTCTTAATATAATCCATGATTTTATGGCTAAAATAATATCTATAAAAAAATTAAGGTGTTGGAATGTGGTTCCCGTGTTTTAAGTTGGAATCATAAACATCAAAACCATGTTCCACTTCATAGAATTGTTATGATTTATTTCATCTGTAATTTCCTTCTTTGTCCCAGTATACAGGGTCCTCCCTGCTTACCACCCAATGGTGTATGTGGTGTTCCCATTGAATTCATACATCTGGCCATTACTGCTGATCCTAGAGCAAGGGCATCGGAAACAAATATAACATTTTCAAAGTAGTCTTTGGCAAATTCTAGAACCAGTTCTGGTTTTCGACCGGTGATTCCTGCCCTGCCAGTAACCCCCAGGAGTGACCCTTCCTGAATAACCCCTTCATCATCAGCCTCAACAACTAACCGTTTAACCACGTTGGCACTTACATGGTCCAGTGTGGCAAACAGGGTGTGCATGTCAGTTGTTTCAATGATTTCATGACCAAGTTTGGTAAGTTCCGGTATTTCATCCCCATCTTTACCCACATCACAACCAATAAGGGTAGTTCCAGCATCATAAGCAGCATGAGGGTCCACAGGAACTGTTCCGAAACGTTCCCTTCCTTCTGGAACTTTTCGTATGTCCACGTGTTCATGGGCACGCATAGCAAACTCTTCAGCAGCTTTCCAATCTGCTTTTTTGAGTATGTCCTTATTGTAGAGGTCTAAAGCTGCACCACCACGTTTATCCACCTTTTCGGTTCCCCTTATAATAGCATCGGATATGGCCCCTGCCAGACCACAGAAGTTTCCAACAGTTTTAGCATAGGGTTCATCATTGTTAACTATCCTACCGGCCAGGGTGGTTCCAAAATCCATTGAAATACACGGATTACGGTAATCCAGATCAGTCCACTTGGAACCTGCTTTTATACCCGCAGTTACCAGTTCTCCTTCCATTTCATTTGCTACCACTGCTCTGCCAGTGGGCGGCACTACACTTACCACTGCCCCGTCGAACATGACCTTGTCCAGGAGGGTAAAATCCTGTAATTTTTTAGGTAAACTGTCCTTGGATATGGAGGGGGACATTTTACTTGGAGGTATACCTGCCTCCAGACAACCATTTGCCAGGGCAATGATGAGTTCTCCCACCTCTTTTGGTGAGGCAAATCCTGCTGTTACCCCGGTTGAACGTACAACAAAATCAAGGTCGTCTTCGATGCTTATCTGGGAACGTTCCATAGATTCTAAAATGGTTTCTTTAACCATTTCAGAAACTGATTCCTGGGTTAATTCCACATGCCATACTGTTTCTCCAAAGACTTTTTCCCCCTTTTTGGGGGGTCTGATGTCCCGAGTCATTTTAACTGTCTTATCCAGTAGATAGGTGCGACTGGTATTGAGATTGGTGGCAGTGAGGATGCATTTGGTGGTGGTGTTTCCCAGTTCCACCGATGCAACAATGTAATAAACATCCGGGCGCATGAGGGTACCGTATCCATGCCCTCTGGTTTTCTTGGTAAACGGCGCCATTTTAGCTTCTTCAATAGTAATGTACCTGCTTTTTGCAATAACTGGCTTTGGGCCTAAACCTAATAGTTTTTTGATAAATGACAACTTGATACCCCCAAATTAACCTTCTAAATTATGATTATAGTGTAGGTGTTATAAATTTTGTGAAATTGTTTTGATATCGTCGGTTTACCCGCTGTTAAGATAGAATATTTAAGTAATAAATATACTCATATATCTGTTACTTTACGAAATATTTATAAGGAGGCAGAAGGAAACTTACTTCCGGTTACCGGTATTTAGACTTGCCTGTATCGGGACATTCATAATTCCATAAAAAATGATCCCATTATTATTGATCCGAATGTAAACCGCTTAAATATGTTAAATAGTCGTGAATTTATGTAATTATGGAATAAATATGTAAATAAACATTGATAACCAAATGGAGGGATAAAAACGGTTAATATTAAGAAACTGGGAATGCCTCTGGCAATTATAGCTTTCATTGTAGTGATGTTAATTCCTATGCCAGGATTAGGTGCAGCAGGGCATGCTGCAATGGCTCTTTTAGTTTTTGCAGTTATAATGTGGGCAACTGAAGCTTTGCATCTGGCAGTAACATCGCTCATTATTTTATTCATTCAACCAATAATTGGTGTGGCCAGTTTTGATAACGCAGTAATTGGATTTGCCAACCCCATTATTTTCCTTATGATTGGCGGATTTATCATTGCTGAGGCTATTCGTAAGAGTGGTCTGGCACAACGCCTAACTTATAGTATGCTTAATCATCTGGGCACCAGTCCCAACCGGAGTCTTTTTGTATCTGTTTTCTCTACAGGTATACTTTCAGCCTGGATTGAGAATGTTGTTGCCTTTGCAATGTTACTACCTATCATAAAAGAGATCATTCCATTAATGGGTGCTAAAGATGCAGAAAATGGTAAAAGTAACTTTGCCAAGGCAATGGTCCTAGGTGCATCCTATGGATCATTGGCTGGTGGTTTTGCTACAGAGATAGGAACCGCTCCTAACCTGATGGCCGCTGCATATACCCACCTACCATTTATCAACTGGATGATTTTTGGATTCCCATTAGCCATAATAATGATGCTGATCATCTGGAAAGGCTTAGGACGAATATTTCCAATGGAAGTTAAGGGCATTATCGGCGGGAAAAAAACAATAACCAATAAACTCAGCCAACTTGGCCCAATGACTAAAAATGAGAAAATATCAATAGTTTTACTGCTTTTTACAATTTCACTCTGGGTAACCACTGGCATTACAGGACTCAACAGTTATTCCGTGGCTCTGATTGGAGCCGTGCTGTTTTTTGTCTTTGGAATTCTCGATTGGAAAGATGCTCAAAGAAATGTTGATTGGGGTTTAATAGTATTTTTCGGAGG belongs to uncultured Methanobacterium sp. and includes:
- a CDS encoding SufD family Fe-S cluster assembly protein produces the protein MLRDTLNRAEKAKEKKALYGEDIDLEKFIKEEAGEHEKVSRANEVPKKVQETLLKVGVDPNEEERSGTFVQVDQSGVCTTCASESVEIMGMNVALDKYSWLKDYMWKAVAVDSDKYTAQTALREKEQGGSGGYFIRSMPGSKEVFPLQACMFIGDENVMQTAHNVIIAEENSELHIITGCATGEDVTSALHVGVSEFYLKKGAKITFTMVHNWAEQVDVRPRTGVMVGDESTYISNYILTSPVRSIQSYPTAYCTGNNSKVVFQSILGGQKESVLDMGSRVILEGEGCSTEMISRSVSKDQSQIYARGHLAGRAKNVKGHLECHGLVLSDDSMIYAVPELEGASTELELSHEAAVGKIDEAEVLYLMSRGLSEEEAASMIVRGFLSIDIAGLPPELAAETKRMMDQSLKGM
- a CDS encoding DASS family sodium-coupled anion symporter produces the protein MPLAIIAFIVVMLIPMPGLGAAGHAAMALLVFAVIMWATEALHLAVTSLIILFIQPIIGVASFDNAVIGFANPIIFLMIGGFIIAEAIRKSGLAQRLTYSMLNHLGTSPNRSLFVSVFSTGILSAWIENVVAFAMLLPIIKEIIPLMGAKDAENGKSNFAKAMVLGASYGSLAGGFATEIGTAPNLMAAAYTHLPFINWMIFGFPLAIIMMLIIWKGLGRIFPMEVKGIIGGKKTITNKLSQLGPMTKNEKISIVLLLFTISLWVTTGITGLNSYSVALIGAVLFFVFGILDWKDAQRNVDWGLIVFFGGALSLGAALLNTGAASWLINDLIGLMGSNPSTLLIMILLMVVAVLITQVMSNIALSAILVPLSVTLASAQGLPVGTYAVPVAIACSLSFMFPMADPTVAMAYGTGYVNIKEILKAGVPMVIIGIILTIVVLLTIAKPFLG
- a CDS encoding PRC-barrel domain-containing protein, which translates into the protein MVEKEERKLIKGEEKVWSEIKGYQVATNNARILGELEELIINDRTGKITDVVIKIDKGRNVTVKGSKQKGDTLLVPFGKVEKVGEFIIISE
- a CDS encoding NTP transferase domain-containing protein, which codes for MVTALLMAGGKGTRMNLDLEKPMVLVEGKPLIEHVLSALQDSSEVDEVIVATSHHTPNTTLHAENLGFRVLKTQGNGYVEDLSFVLSQDVFKDKVILTITSDLPLITAKIIDLVLGEYHKSSKPAMSVMVPVKIFREHGLKPSLVLENLVPSGLNILRGNDTEQDEEVLVLDKIELALNINSPEDIICLKKLWGNSRR
- a CDS encoding methanogenesis marker 14 protein, which encodes MSFIKKLLGLGPKPVIAKSRYITIEEAKMAPFTKKTRGHGYGTLMRPDVYYIVASVELGNTTTKCILTATNLNTSRTYLLDKTVKMTRDIRPPKKGEKVFGETVWHVELTQESVSEMVKETILESMERSQISIEDDLDFVVRSTGVTAGFASPKEVGELIIALANGCLEAGIPPSKMSPSISKDSLPKKLQDFTLLDKVMFDGAVVSVVPPTGRAVVANEMEGELVTAGIKAGSKWTDLDYRNPCISMDFGTTLAGRIVNNDEPYAKTVGNFCGLAGAISDAIIRGTEKVDKRGGAALDLYNKDILKKADWKAAEEFAMRAHEHVDIRKVPEGRERFGTVPVDPHAAYDAGTTLIGCDVGKDGDEIPELTKLGHEIIETTDMHTLFATLDHVSANVVKRLVVEADDEGVIQEGSLLGVTGRAGITGRKPELVLEFAKDYFENVIFVSDALALGSAVMARCMNSMGTPHTPLGGKQGGPCILGQRRKLQMK
- a CDS encoding winged helix-turn-helix domain-containing protein; its protein translation is MKRVLWYLIAGSKGGVNRARIIKTLHDRPYNVNQLSKELNLDYKTIKHHMKVLEEHDIIFNSTGEKKYGAMYFLSNRMEENYSTFLDILSKMKT